In Geotalea uraniireducens, one genomic interval encodes:
- the radC gene encoding RadC family protein, with translation MAGGIKEWPADERPREKLFKRGTDSLSDAELLALIIRTGDSVSGRSAIDLGRALLQEFGDLRTLAGATVTELCRIKGTGPAKAASIKAALEMAARINSDRLLVCRERFTAPEQIYQHYHYTFRDRRKEYFMALLLDGKNRIIREVQISEGSLNQSIVHPREVFNPAVRESAAAVILVHNHPSGDPTPSREDLDITRRLREAGDLMGIRVLDHIIVGDGRFISFVAQGMW, from the coding sequence ATGGCAGGCGGGATCAAGGAGTGGCCGGCGGACGAACGCCCCCGGGAGAAACTGTTCAAAAGAGGTACCGACTCTCTCAGTGACGCGGAATTACTCGCCCTGATCATCCGCACCGGTGATTCGGTGAGCGGCCGATCGGCCATCGACCTGGGACGGGCTCTCCTGCAAGAATTCGGCGACCTGCGCACCCTGGCCGGCGCCACCGTCACCGAATTGTGCCGCATCAAAGGAACCGGACCGGCCAAGGCCGCCTCGATCAAGGCAGCACTGGAAATGGCGGCACGGATCAATTCCGACCGGCTGCTGGTCTGCCGGGAGCGTTTCACCGCCCCGGAACAGATTTACCAGCACTACCACTACACCTTCCGCGATCGGCGCAAGGAATACTTCATGGCGCTCCTGCTCGACGGGAAAAACCGGATCATCCGCGAAGTACAAATCTCGGAAGGCTCCCTCAACCAGAGCATCGTCCACCCTCGAGAAGTATTCAACCCGGCGGTGCGCGAATCGGCGGCGGCAGTGATCCTGGTGCACAACCACCCTTCCGGCGACCCGACGCCGAGCCGCGAAGATCTCGACATCACCCGCCGCCTGCGGGAAGCAGGCGACCTGATGGGAATTCGGGTGCTCGACCATATCATCGTCGGCGATGGCCGGTTTATCAGCTTTGTTG
- a CDS encoding undecaprenyl-diphosphate phosphatase: MNPFHALALGILQGLTEILPISSSAHLILVPWLFGWPESGLTFDVALHLGTLVALVLYFRHDVAELVANAASGLTRGLGEQSTRLPYYIVAATVPAAIVGKAFEAPIEEFFRSSITLIAVLMIAFGLVLAFADTTGSKRWRMDRMDLKAAMIIGVAQCLALIPGVSRSGVTIVAALFLGFNRETAARFSFLLSLPVVAGAATLKLGHLVTHGIPAGELTPLLIGIASSAIVGYFSIALLLRLVQRRSLYPFVWYRLIVGAATLIYISLI, from the coding sequence ATGAATCCCTTTCACGCGTTGGCTCTCGGCATCCTCCAGGGATTGACCGAGATCCTTCCTATCAGCAGTTCGGCTCACCTCATTCTTGTCCCATGGCTGTTCGGCTGGCCCGAATCGGGGCTGACCTTCGACGTGGCCCTTCATCTCGGGACTCTGGTGGCGCTGGTGCTCTATTTCCGTCACGACGTGGCCGAACTCGTCGCCAACGCCGCGAGCGGCCTGACCCGCGGCTTGGGGGAGCAGTCGACCCGCCTCCCGTACTACATCGTTGCCGCCACCGTTCCCGCCGCCATTGTCGGCAAGGCATTCGAGGCGCCAATCGAGGAATTTTTCCGCAGCAGCATCACCCTGATCGCCGTCTTGATGATCGCTTTCGGCTTGGTACTGGCATTTGCGGATACCACGGGAAGCAAGCGCTGGCGTATGGATCGGATGGACTTGAAAGCGGCAATGATCATCGGAGTGGCCCAATGCCTGGCGTTGATCCCCGGCGTTTCGCGTTCCGGCGTAACCATCGTCGCCGCCCTGTTCCTCGGCTTCAACCGCGAGACCGCCGCCCGGTTTTCCTTCCTGCTCTCTCTCCCTGTCGTTGCCGGGGCTGCCACGCTCAAGCTTGGTCATCTGGTCACCCACGGCATTCCCGCCGGCGAATTGACTCCGCTGCTGATCGGTATCGCCTCTTCGGCGATCGTCGGTTATTTCAGCATCGCGCTCCTGCTTCGACTCGTCCAGCGGCGCTCTCTCTACCCCTTCGTCTGGTACCGACTGATCGTCGGGGCAGCCACCCTTATCTATATTAGCCTAATCTAA
- a CDS encoding DUF47 domain-containing protein — MFGLIPKDEKFFVLFKDMTTNIIEGARLLKEMLDSYDDPQQSQRKIKDIEHKGDAITHDIIQKLNKSFVTPFDREDIYALSAALDDIIDLIDASSIRFIMYNVEKPTAEAKELAFIILKSCEAIGRAVAHLGSKLEHIAEHCVEVNALENEADRVCREAISRLFDEEKDPIRLIKWKEIYETLERATDKCEDAANILESVVVKNA; from the coding sequence ATGTTCGGCCTGATTCCCAAGGATGAGAAATTCTTTGTCCTGTTCAAGGACATGACAACCAATATCATCGAGGGGGCACGTCTCCTCAAAGAGATGCTTGATTCGTACGACGACCCGCAGCAGAGCCAGCGGAAGATCAAGGATATCGAGCACAAGGGCGACGCCATCACCCATGATATCATCCAGAAACTGAACAAGAGCTTTGTCACCCCTTTCGACCGGGAAGATATCTATGCTCTGTCGGCTGCTCTTGACGACATCATTGACCTGATCGATGCCTCGTCCATCCGTTTCATCATGTATAACGTGGAAAAGCCGACTGCGGAGGCGAAGGAGCTGGCCTTCATCATTCTTAAATCGTGCGAGGCGATAGGTCGGGCGGTTGCGCACCTGGGCAGCAAGCTCGAGCATATCGCCGAACATTGCGTCGAGGTAAACGCGTTGGAGAACGAGGCGGACCGGGTCTGCCGCGAGGCGATCAGCCGGCTGTTCGACGAAGAGAAAGACCCGATCCGGCTGATCAAGTGGAAAGAGATTTACGAAACCCTTGAGCGGGCTACCGACAAATGCGAAGACGCCGCCAATATCCTGGAAAGCGTGGTGGTAAAAAATGCCTGA
- a CDS encoding inorganic phosphate transporter yields MPDVTLLMLILVVGSALLFDYINGFHDTANAIATCVSTRALSIRSAIVMAAILNFAGAIISTKVAATIGKGIVDTGNVTQMVVLAGVAGAIIWDLITWYYGLPASSSHAIIGGLMGSVIAHAGVSALHWGGLEKIILSLIISPIIGVIFGFIVMVIMLWSFKNAAPYALNKNFRRLQILSAAFMAFSHGTADAQKSMGVITMTLVSYGTLSTFSVPTWVKLACAISMGLGTAAGGWRIIKTVGKDFVKLQPVHGFCVETASAAVIMGASSMGMPVSTTHVITSAILGVGLSKRLTAVNWAVAYRIVVAWVLTIPASGIVAYVAYQVLNPLLGK; encoded by the coding sequence ATGCCTGATGTAACGTTGCTTATGCTGATTCTCGTTGTCGGGTCGGCACTGCTCTTCGACTACATCAACGGCTTTCACGACACCGCCAATGCCATCGCTACCTGCGTTTCCACCCGGGCGCTGTCGATCCGTTCGGCCATCGTTATGGCGGCAATCCTCAACTTTGCCGGGGCGATCATTTCCACCAAGGTCGCCGCGACCATCGGCAAGGGGATCGTTGATACCGGCAACGTCACCCAAATGGTCGTGCTCGCCGGGGTGGCGGGAGCGATCATCTGGGACTTGATCACTTGGTACTACGGTCTTCCCGCTTCCTCCTCCCATGCCATCATCGGCGGCCTGATGGGGTCGGTAATCGCCCATGCCGGCGTTTCCGCCCTGCACTGGGGGGGGCTGGAGAAAATCATTCTCTCGCTGATCATCTCGCCGATCATCGGCGTCATCTTCGGCTTCATCGTCATGGTGATCATGCTTTGGAGTTTCAAGAATGCCGCTCCTTACGCCTTGAACAAGAATTTCCGCCGTTTGCAAATCCTCTCCGCGGCCTTCATGGCCTTTTCCCACGGGACCGCCGACGCCCAGAAGTCGATGGGGGTCATTACCATGACGCTCGTCAGTTATGGGACGCTGAGCACCTTCAGCGTTCCGACCTGGGTCAAGCTTGCCTGCGCCATCTCCATGGGGCTCGGTACGGCGGCGGGCGGTTGGCGGATTATCAAAACGGTCGGCAAGGACTTCGTCAAGCTACAGCCGGTGCACGGCTTCTGCGTCGAAACGGCGTCCGCAGCGGTTATCATGGGTGCCTCCTCAATGGGGATGCCGGTCAGCACCACCCATGTCATCACCTCGGCAATCCTCGGGGTTGGGCTGTCCAAGCGGCTTACCGCCGTCAACTGGGCCGTCGCCTACCGGATCGTAGTTGCCTGGGTGCTGACCATCCCGGCATCGGGGATCGTCGCCTACGTCGCATATCAGGTGTTGAACCCGTTGCTTGGCAAGTAA
- a CDS encoding DUF2062 domain-containing protein, protein MLDWQKWKHNVKTILTLDSHPGHIAAGFAVGVFISFTPFFGFHTPLAIAAAFLLRINKLTCITGAWVNTPLTVVPVLSASYKLGRFVQGLPVHELKARSLEWHHLQSHAASLVIGCSLIGFVASVIAYFLCYYLVIRFRSKDEALSQLAEEMEEVGEDLE, encoded by the coding sequence GTGCTCGATTGGCAAAAGTGGAAACACAACGTCAAGACGATTCTTACCCTGGACAGCCATCCGGGGCACATTGCCGCCGGGTTTGCGGTCGGCGTGTTCATCAGTTTCACTCCGTTCTTCGGCTTTCACACTCCCCTGGCCATCGCCGCCGCCTTCCTCTTGCGCATTAATAAACTCACCTGCATTACCGGCGCTTGGGTCAATACCCCACTGACTGTGGTTCCGGTGCTCAGCGCCAGCTACAAGCTGGGCCGCTTCGTCCAGGGGCTCCCCGTCCACGAGCTCAAAGCTCGCAGCCTGGAGTGGCACCACTTGCAAAGCCATGCCGCCTCGCTGGTCATCGGCTGCTCCCTGATCGGGTTTGTGGCTTCGGTGATCGCTTACTTTCTCTGCTATTACCTGGTCATCCGCTTCCGCAGCAAGGACGAAGCATTATCCCAACTCGCCGAAGAGATGGAAGAGGTCGGCGAGGACCTCGAATAA
- a CDS encoding TolC family protein: MKLLSLVAVLLLLSLSPAVLWAADASVTLKEALDRALQQNHLVRGAAYERDAAEREVAVSRSRYFPRIMFDESFGASNSPTRVFMMKLDEGRFTNDDFQIGNLNHPAVHSDFQTSLSLEQPLLDFSVGYLKTMAEKDADRQRELFGQRREDVGFSVFSAYLEVQKARAMLAAAEKDVAEAREHFRVAKVRNEQGVGLKSDELRARTFLSETEQQNITAINDLKLAKMRLALAAGGEAGDYLDIDGDVTTEPFRMSEEEVVHEALQSRPDLKGTAKLVEKADAAVGLARSAWLPTLYADASYQMNDRDIPLGRDNDAWAVGASLRWEIFDGLRRSNDQARARASRQAAAQYQEQLRNEIVLQVRESILRREEAGKRLEVARHAFLAADEATRLVSKRFENGLATIVDLLDSQSALNRTRTGLVKSETDYLLATGRIYYAAGIFLKEIDR, from the coding sequence GTGAAGTTGCTGTCGCTTGTTGCCGTGTTGTTGCTGTTGAGTCTGTCGCCGGCCGTGCTGTGGGCTGCCGACGCTTCCGTAACGCTCAAGGAAGCGCTGGATCGCGCCTTGCAGCAGAACCATCTGGTACGGGGAGCGGCTTACGAGCGGGACGCCGCCGAGCGGGAGGTGGCGGTCAGCCGTAGTCGCTACTTCCCCCGGATCATGTTCGACGAGTCTTTTGGTGCCTCCAATTCACCGACCCGAGTCTTTATGATGAAGCTCGACGAGGGGCGGTTCACCAACGATGATTTCCAGATTGGCAACCTGAACCATCCGGCGGTGCACAGCGACTTTCAGACCAGCCTGTCACTGGAGCAGCCGCTGCTGGATTTCAGCGTCGGCTACCTGAAGACGATGGCCGAGAAGGATGCTGATCGACAGCGCGAACTGTTCGGTCAACGACGGGAAGACGTCGGCTTCAGCGTTTTCTCTGCCTATTTGGAGGTGCAGAAGGCCCGGGCAATGCTGGCTGCGGCGGAAAAGGACGTCGCTGAAGCCCGCGAGCATTTCCGGGTGGCCAAGGTACGCAACGAGCAGGGGGTGGGTCTTAAATCCGACGAGTTGCGGGCGCGCACGTTCCTCTCCGAGACTGAGCAGCAAAATATTACTGCAATTAATGATCTGAAGCTGGCGAAGATGCGCCTTGCGCTTGCTGCCGGCGGTGAAGCCGGCGACTATCTCGACATCGACGGTGACGTGACGACCGAGCCGTTCCGCATGAGCGAGGAAGAGGTGGTTCACGAGGCGCTGCAGAGCCGCCCCGATCTCAAAGGGACGGCCAAGCTGGTAGAGAAGGCCGATGCGGCGGTGGGGCTGGCGCGAAGCGCCTGGCTCCCCACGCTCTATGCCGATGCTTCCTATCAGATGAATGACCGGGACATTCCGCTGGGTCGGGATAACGATGCCTGGGCGGTCGGCGCCAGCCTGCGCTGGGAGATTTTCGACGGGCTGCGGCGCAGCAACGACCAAGCCCGGGCCCGGGCGTCCCGGCAGGCGGCAGCCCAGTACCAGGAACAGCTGCGCAACGAGATTGTTCTCCAGGTACGGGAGAGCATCCTCCGCCGCGAGGAGGCCGGCAAGCGTCTCGAGGTGGCCCGCCATGCATTCCTGGCTGCGGATGAGGCGACCCGCCTGGTGAGCAAGCGTTTCGAAAACGGCTTGGCGACGATCGTCGACCTTCTTGACTCCCAGTCGGCCCTGAACCGGACCCGGACGGGGCTTGTGAAGAGCGAAACCGACTACCTGCTGGCAACGGGGCGGATTTACTACGCTGCCGGTATTTTCCTGAAGGAGATTGACCGATGA
- a CDS encoding efflux RND transporter periplasmic adaptor subunit produces the protein MNVRTMAANLLVLGALLSVTGCGGKQETTTAAGQPVVVSGVTVAPAVAATLPEGIEAVGTVKAKNSAVLAARLPATVTGVFVRDGEAVGKGKLLVTLEAGESSAQAASATAAAEEAARGLDEARARKRLADATYERYNNLFKEQAVTRQELDNRKADKEVADQGVQRAIARLAASRDAARAASVVAGYQRIVSPLAGTVTAKQVERGMTVFPGTPLLTVEGDGDFRLEVAVPESQIDRVKIGARLPVTIESAGLALDGRVAEVVPSADPGSRTFTVKVDVAGKGLKSGMFGRMVLPTGERSGIVVAKAAVVERGALTSVWVVDQQGTARMRLVKVGKMFGDRVEILSGLTAGERLVVGGADRVVEGARIR, from the coding sequence ATGAACGTACGGACCATGGCGGCAAATCTGCTCGTCCTTGGCGCACTATTGAGTGTTACCGGCTGCGGCGGCAAGCAGGAGACAACAACCGCTGCCGGGCAGCCGGTTGTTGTCTCCGGGGTAACGGTGGCCCCGGCAGTAGCGGCCACCCTTCCTGAAGGGATTGAAGCGGTGGGGACGGTGAAGGCGAAAAATAGTGCCGTCCTGGCTGCTCGCCTTCCCGCGACGGTAACGGGCGTTTTCGTCCGTGACGGCGAGGCGGTTGGCAAGGGGAAACTGCTGGTGACCTTGGAGGCGGGCGAGAGCTCCGCTCAGGCGGCCAGTGCAACGGCTGCAGCCGAAGAGGCGGCCCGGGGCCTCGACGAGGCTCGCGCCCGGAAACGGCTGGCCGATGCCACCTATGAGCGCTATAACAATCTGTTCAAGGAGCAGGCGGTAACCCGTCAAGAACTGGACAACCGGAAAGCCGACAAGGAGGTGGCCGATCAGGGGGTGCAGCGGGCAATTGCCAGGCTGGCAGCGTCCCGGGATGCGGCCAGGGCGGCTTCGGTCGTCGCCGGCTACCAACGGATCGTCTCCCCGTTGGCGGGAACGGTCACGGCCAAGCAGGTGGAGCGGGGAATGACGGTGTTTCCGGGAACTCCTCTCCTGACCGTGGAAGGTGACGGGGATTTCCGGCTCGAGGTGGCGGTCCCCGAATCGCAGATCGACCGGGTCAAAATCGGGGCACGGCTACCGGTGACCATCGAAAGTGCCGGTCTGGCTCTGGATGGGCGGGTCGCCGAAGTGGTGCCGTCTGCCGATCCCGGCAGCCGGACCTTTACGGTCAAGGTGGATGTGGCCGGCAAGGGCTTGAAATCCGGGATGTTTGGGCGAATGGTGCTTCCAACCGGGGAGCGGTCGGGGATTGTCGTGGCAAAAGCCGCAGTGGTCGAACGGGGTGCGCTGACTTCGGTCTGGGTGGTCGATCAGCAGGGGACTGCCCGGATGCGCCTGGTCAAGGTGGGAAAAATGTTCGGTGACCGGGTGGAGATTCTCTCGGGCCTGACTGCCGGCGAGCGGCTGGTGGTTGGCGGCGCTGACAGAGTGGTCGAGGGAGCCCGAATTCGCTAA
- a CDS encoding efflux RND transporter permease subunit: MTNLGFAGKVARAFINSKLTPLIVLASLLLGLYAVLVTPREEEPQIVVPMVDIFLPMPGSTPKEVEERVVVPFEKKMWEIKGVEYVYSMSKAGMGIVTVRFLVGEDMEKSLVKLYNKVMSNRNILPPGAGEPLVVPKSIDDVPILALTLWSDRYDGYELRHVARELCDELKKGDNVAETEIKGGRRRQLLVRLDAARLAAYDLSPLQVAGAIQKGNSSLQSGSFAAGNREYLVDGGEFLGDADAARRLVVSVHDGRPVYLGDVARVEDGPEEPADYVFFGLGPAAAAEGLSGNHAANYQAVTISVAKRKGANATWVAEDLLRRVEFLKGKVIPPDIKVTVTRNYGETAKEKNNELLFHMFLAALSVTILIALFMGWRAGAVAAIAIPVTLALTMLVFKEIGYTLNRITLFALIFSIGILVDDAIVVVENIHRYFTTTNFKPLEAAIRAVDEIGNPTVLATFAVIASILPMGFVGGLMGPYMRPIPVGASMAMLLSMFIAFIVTPYFAYRLMKGESHFGSAEEVKDSRLTLFYRKVMGALIHKKPLRRGFLAGVVVLLLLSCSMIYFKLVTVKMLPFDNKNELQVIIDAPDGTPLEDTARMTAEMGDVLRTVPEVTDFQSYIGTSAPFNFNGLVRHYYLRKGPNVADIQVNFLPKSERHDQSHDIAKRIRPLLKKVADRYGARIKVAEVPPGPPVLSTLVTEVYGPDQVTRLAIARQIKAIYQKVNGVVDTDWYVEDDQPKVTFAVDREKAALSGIAAEDVAKTLRIALAGMDTGILHLPREKEAVAINLRLPVAQRSSIDSLSSIYVPGPQGNVPLSQLVRVATTTEEKTLYRKNLKSVVYVTGDVAGAIEAPVYAILKMQKEIDKIQLPGGYHVAQYAAHQPWSEEHPAIKWDGEWHITYEVFRDLGLAFGAVMILIYVLVVAWFKDLSTPLVIMAPIPLTLIGILPGHALFGAFFTATSMIGFIALAGIIVRNSIILIDFAEMKRREGLPLDEAIIEAGAVRFRPMLLTAAAVVVGSFVIVFDPIFQGLAIALMFGEMASTTLSRVTIPILYYLVENWKERHRKTAEEA; this comes from the coding sequence ATGACCAATCTCGGTTTTGCGGGGAAAGTCGCCCGCGCCTTCATCAATTCGAAGCTGACGCCACTGATCGTCTTGGCGTCGCTGCTGCTCGGCCTCTATGCGGTACTGGTTACTCCCCGTGAAGAGGAGCCGCAGATCGTCGTGCCGATGGTCGATATCTTCCTGCCGATGCCCGGTTCCACACCGAAAGAGGTGGAAGAGCGGGTTGTGGTCCCCTTCGAAAAGAAGATGTGGGAGATCAAGGGGGTCGAATACGTCTATTCGATGAGCAAAGCCGGGATGGGGATTGTCACCGTCCGGTTCCTGGTCGGCGAGGACATGGAGAAATCGCTGGTCAAGCTCTACAACAAGGTGATGAGCAACCGGAACATCCTGCCGCCGGGGGCTGGCGAGCCGCTGGTGGTGCCGAAATCGATCGATGACGTGCCGATCCTTGCCCTGACTCTCTGGTCCGATCGCTATGACGGCTACGAGTTGCGCCATGTTGCCCGGGAACTCTGCGATGAGCTGAAAAAAGGCGATAATGTGGCGGAGACCGAGATCAAGGGGGGGCGGCGGCGACAGCTCCTGGTCCGACTCGATGCCGCCCGGCTCGCCGCCTATGATCTGTCGCCGCTCCAAGTGGCCGGCGCGATCCAGAAAGGAAATTCTTCGCTGCAGTCGGGCTCGTTTGCTGCCGGCAATCGCGAATACCTGGTCGATGGCGGTGAATTCCTTGGTGATGCCGATGCGGCACGGCGGCTCGTGGTGAGCGTCCATGACGGCCGGCCGGTCTATCTCGGCGATGTAGCCCGGGTGGAGGACGGTCCCGAAGAGCCGGCCGACTATGTCTTCTTCGGTCTCGGCCCGGCTGCGGCGGCTGAGGGGCTGAGCGGCAACCATGCCGCCAACTACCAGGCAGTGACTATCTCTGTTGCCAAACGCAAGGGGGCCAACGCCACCTGGGTGGCGGAGGACCTGCTGCGGCGGGTCGAATTCCTCAAGGGGAAGGTGATTCCGCCGGACATCAAGGTGACCGTGACCCGCAACTACGGGGAGACGGCCAAGGAGAAGAACAACGAGTTGCTCTTCCACATGTTCCTGGCGGCGCTGTCGGTTACCATTCTGATCGCCCTATTCATGGGGTGGCGTGCCGGAGCCGTGGCGGCTATCGCCATTCCGGTGACCCTGGCCCTGACCATGCTGGTCTTCAAGGAGATCGGCTATACGCTGAACCGGATCACCCTCTTTGCGTTGATCTTCTCTATCGGCATCCTGGTCGACGATGCCATCGTCGTGGTGGAGAATATCCACCGCTACTTCACGACCACCAATTTCAAGCCGCTGGAAGCGGCAATCCGGGCGGTGGACGAGATCGGCAACCCGACGGTGCTTGCCACGTTCGCGGTCATCGCCTCGATCCTGCCGATGGGCTTCGTCGGCGGCCTGATGGGTCCCTATATGCGGCCGATCCCGGTCGGGGCGAGCATGGCAATGCTCCTCTCGATGTTCATTGCCTTCATCGTTACCCCCTACTTCGCCTATCGGCTGATGAAGGGAGAATCGCACTTCGGCAGCGCCGAGGAGGTCAAGGATTCGCGGCTGACCCTCTTCTACCGCAAGGTGATGGGAGCCCTGATCCATAAGAAGCCGCTCCGGCGCGGCTTCCTGGCCGGGGTGGTGGTGCTTCTTCTCCTGTCGTGCTCGATGATCTACTTCAAGCTGGTGACGGTCAAGATGCTCCCGTTCGACAACAAGAACGAGCTGCAGGTGATCATCGATGCGCCGGACGGGACGCCGCTAGAGGACACGGCACGGATGACCGCCGAGATGGGCGATGTTCTCAGGACGGTTCCCGAAGTGACCGATTTCCAGAGCTATATCGGCACCAGCGCCCCGTTCAACTTTAACGGCCTAGTTCGGCATTATTATCTGCGCAAGGGGCCGAACGTGGCCGATATCCAGGTGAACTTCCTGCCGAAGAGCGAGCGGCACGACCAATCCCACGATATTGCCAAGCGGATCCGGCCGCTGTTGAAAAAGGTGGCTGACCGTTACGGGGCACGGATTAAGGTGGCTGAAGTGCCGCCGGGACCGCCGGTATTATCGACCCTGGTGACGGAGGTCTACGGCCCCGACCAGGTGACCCGGCTCGCTATCGCCCGGCAGATCAAGGCGATTTACCAGAAGGTCAACGGTGTGGTTGACACCGACTGGTACGTGGAGGATGACCAGCCGAAAGTTACCTTTGCCGTTGACCGGGAAAAAGCGGCCCTCTCCGGGATTGCCGCAGAAGACGTGGCTAAGACCCTGCGGATTGCCCTGGCCGGGATGGATACCGGAATTCTCCACTTGCCGCGTGAGAAGGAAGCGGTGGCGATTAATCTCCGGTTGCCGGTGGCCCAGCGCAGCTCGATCGATTCGCTGTCATCCATTTACGTTCCCGGGCCGCAGGGAAATGTGCCGCTCTCCCAACTGGTGCGGGTAGCCACCACTACCGAAGAAAAGACCCTCTACCGGAAAAACCTCAAGAGCGTGGTCTATGTCACTGGTGACGTGGCCGGCGCGATCGAGGCTCCGGTCTATGCAATCCTGAAGATGCAGAAGGAGATCGACAAAATACAGCTCCCCGGCGGTTACCATGTCGCCCAGTATGCTGCCCATCAGCCATGGAGCGAGGAGCATCCGGCGATTAAGTGGGACGGCGAGTGGCATATCACCTATGAAGTATTCCGCGATCTCGGCCTCGCCTTCGGAGCGGTAATGATCCTCATTTACGTGCTGGTGGTGGCCTGGTTCAAGGACCTGAGCACGCCGCTGGTGATCATGGCACCGATTCCCCTGACCCTGATCGGCATCCTGCCGGGACATGCCCTGTTCGGCGCCTTCTTCACCGCCACCAGCATGATCGGTTTCATTGCCCTGGCGGGGATCATCGTCCGGAATTCGATCATTCTCATCGATTTCGCCGAGATGAAACGCCGGGAAGGGCTACCGCTCGACGAGGCAATCATCGAGGCGGGGGCGGTCCGCTTCCGGCCGATGCTTCTGACGGCGGCGGCGGTCGTGGTCGGGAGCTTCGTCATCGTCTTCGACCCGATTTTCCAGGGGCTGGCGATTGCCCTCATGTTCGGCGAGATGGCTTCGACTACCCTGTCGCGGGTGACCATCCCGATTCTCTACTATTTGGTGGAAAACTGGAAGGAGCGGCACCGGAAGACGGCGGAAGAGGCATAG
- a CDS encoding C-GCAxxG-C-C family protein, giving the protein MFWQRKSDSAAGDSLAEQVGVVAEGFYRSGKMHCAEAVLMAVRNQFAPEVPEEVVRVAAGFGGGSGSGCLCGAVAGGTMAFGIVLRDDKRKTKQLTHELHSWFKHEYSAVCCRVATKSAKGTGGCAVLTGKVAEKVAELLTA; this is encoded by the coding sequence ATGTTTTGGCAGAGGAAAAGTGATAGCGCGGCTGGCGATTCGCTGGCCGAGCAGGTTGGGGTGGTGGCAGAAGGATTCTATCGCTCCGGAAAGATGCACTGTGCCGAGGCAGTGCTGATGGCGGTTCGTAATCAGTTTGCTCCGGAGGTTCCCGAGGAGGTCGTCCGCGTGGCGGCTGGCTTCGGCGGCGGTTCAGGGAGTGGCTGTCTTTGCGGTGCCGTGGCCGGAGGGACCATGGCTTTCGGGATCGTCCTGCGGGACGATAAGCGGAAAACCAAACAGTTAACCCATGAGCTGCACAGCTGGTTCAAACACGAGTACAGTGCCGTCTGTTGCCGGGTGGCTACGAAGAGCGCGAAAGGGACGGGCGGCTGTGCCGTGCTGACCGGTAAAGTGGCGGAAAAGGTAGCGGAGTTGCTGACAGCCTAG
- a CDS encoding DUF302 domain-containing protein, translating into MELTTPYAFGKTVDASFGEAEEKVRTALAREGFGVLTEIDMKEKFRAKLGREFRNYKILGTCNPALAWEAVAREINIGALLPCNVVLYTTDDGRTAVVVMDPVAALGMIGNPEMTEMARSVRGMLERVLAAV; encoded by the coding sequence ATGGAACTGACAACACCGTATGCATTTGGCAAGACTGTGGACGCGTCGTTTGGCGAAGCGGAAGAGAAGGTTCGGACGGCCTTGGCCCGGGAAGGGTTCGGTGTGCTGACCGAAATCGACATGAAGGAGAAGTTTCGGGCCAAACTTGGCCGGGAGTTCCGCAACTACAAGATTCTCGGTACCTGCAATCCGGCGCTGGCCTGGGAAGCGGTCGCCCGGGAGATCAACATCGGTGCTTTGCTACCGTGTAACGTCGTCCTCTATACCACCGATGACGGCCGAACAGCGGTAGTGGTTATGGATCCGGTAGCGGCCCTGGGGATGATCGGCAACCCGGAAATGACCGAGATGGCCCGGAGCGTCCGGGGGATGCTGGAGCGGGTGCTGGCGGCGGTCTAG
- a CDS encoding YgaP family membrane protein — protein sequence MYIDRMLRIIAGSFILLSVVLAVKVNINWLWFTAFVGLNLFQSGFTNWCPMITILEKLGVPKFPRDCCSK from the coding sequence ATGTATATCGACAGAATGCTGAGAATCATCGCCGGGAGTTTTATTCTGCTTTCCGTGGTGCTGGCGGTCAAGGTGAACATCAACTGGCTCTGGTTTACCGCCTTCGTCGGCCTTAACCTCTTCCAGTCGGGCTTCACCAACTGGTGTCCGATGATCACGATTCTGGAAAAACTGGGGGTTCCCAAGTTTCCTCGGGATTGCTGTTCGAAATGA